A section of the Saccopteryx leptura isolate mSacLep1 chromosome 6, mSacLep1_pri_phased_curated, whole genome shotgun sequence genome encodes:
- the EGR1 gene encoding early growth response protein 1, translating to MAAAKAEMQLMSPLQISDPFGSFPHSPTMDNYPKLEEMMLLNNGAPQFLGAAGAPEGSGGNSSGSSGGGGGGRGGSDSNSGSAFNPQGEANEQPYEHLTSESFPDISLNNEKVLVETSYPSQTTRLPPITYTGRFSLEPAPNSGNTLWPEPLFSLVSGLVSMSNPPATSSSAPSPAASSSSSASQSPPLSCAVQPNDSSPIYSAAPTFPTPNADIFPEPQSQAFSGSAGTVLQYPPPAYPATKGSFQVPMIPDYLFPQQQGDLGLGTPDQKPFQGLESRTQQPSLTPLSTIKAFATQSGSQDLKALNTTYQSQLIKPSRMRKYPNRPSKTPPHERPYACPVESCDRRFSRSDELTRHIRIHTGQKPFQCRICMRNFSRSDHLTTHIRTHTGEKPFACDICGRKFARSDERKRHTKIHLRQKDKKADKGVVASSTTPSLSSYSSPVATSYTSPVTTSYPSPATTSYPSPVPTSYSSPCSSTYPSPVHSGFPSPSVATTYSSIPAAFPAQISGFPSSAVSNSFSASTGLSDMTTTFSPRTIEIC from the exons ATGGCCGCAGCCAAGGCCGAGATGCAGCTGATGTCCCCGCTGCAGATCTCGGACCCGTTTGGCTCCTTTCCTCACTCGCCCACCATGGACAACTACCCTAAGCTGGAGGAGATGATGCTGCTGAACAACGGGGCTCCCCAGTTCCTCGGTGCCGCCGGAGCCCCAGAGGGCAGCGGCGGTaacagcagcggcagcagcgggGGCGGTGGAGGTGGAAGGGGCGGCAGCGACAGCAACAGCGGCAGCGCTTTCAACCCTCAAGGGGAGGCGAACGAGCAGCCCTACGAGCACCTGACCTCAG AATCTTTTCCTGACATCTCTCTGAATAACGAGAAGGTTCTGGTGGAGACAAGTTATCCCAGCCAAACCACCCGGCTGCCCCCCATCACTTACACTGGCCGCTTCTCTCTGGAGCCTGCACCCAACAGTGGCAACACCTTGTGGCCTGAGCCCCTCTTCAGTCTGGTCAGTGGCCTTGTGAGCATGAGCAACCCACCGGCCACCTCATCCTCAGCACCATCTCCAGCGGCCTCCTCTTCATCCTCCGCCTCTCAGAGCCCACCCCTAAGCTGTGCCGTGCAGCCCAACGACAGCAGCCCCATTTATTCAGCAGCACCCACCTTCCCCACGCCTAACGCTGACATCTTCCCTGAGCCACAAAGCCAAGCCTTTTCAGGCTCAGCAGGCACGGTGCTCCAGTACCCGCCTCCTGCCTACCCTGCTACCAAGGGTAGCTTCCAGGTCCCTATGATTCCAGACTATCTGTTTCCACAACAGCAGGGGGACCTGGGCCTGGGCACCCCAGACCAGAAGCCCTTCCAGGGCCTGGAGAGCCGTACCCAGCAGCCTTCGCTCACTCCACTCTCTACTATCAAGGCCTTTGCCACACAGTCGGGCTCCCAGGACCTGAAGGCCCTCAACACCACTTACCAGTCCCAGCTCATCAAACCCAGCCGCATGCGCAAGTACCCCAACCGGCCCAGCAAGACACCACCCCATGAACGCCCCTATGCCTGCCCAGTGGAGTCCTGTGACCGCCGCTTCTCCCGCTCAGATGAGCTCACTCGCCACATTCGCATCCACACTGGCCAGAAGCCCTTCCAGTGTCGCATCTGCATGCGCAACTTTAGCCGCAGCGACCACCTCACCACCCACATCCGCACTCACACAGGCGAGAAGCCCTTCGCCTGTGACATCTGTGGGAGAAAGTTTGCCAGGAGCGATGAACGCAAGAGGCATACCAAGATCCACTTGCGTCAGAAGGACAAAAAGGCAGACAAAGGTGTTGTGGCCTCTTCCACCACTCCATCCCTTTCTTCCTACTCATCACCAGTGGCTACCTCCTATACCTCCCCAGTCACTACCTCTTATCCATCCCCAGCCACCACCTCATACCCATCACCTGTGCCCACCTCCTactcctctccctgctcctcGACATACCCATCTCCTGTGCACAGTGGATTCCCCTCGCCCTCGGTGGCTACCACATACTCCTCCATCCCTGCTGCTTTCCCAGCCCAAATCAGCGGCTTCCCTTCCTCAGCTGTGAGCAACTCCTTCAGCGCCTCCACAGGGCTTTCGGACATGACAACAACCTTTTCTCCCAGAACAATTGAAATTTGCtaa